The segment ACAAGGTAACAAGCATTACTACAAAGGTACTCGCTCGACAGGTATAGGCCACTTAGATAGTCGTGGGAGATATCACATAGACTGGAGCAAGGTCAGGACATACGTAGTTCCCAGTGGACTAAATACTACGAATTTGAAGGCATTGGTCTCACCTAACTCACctcaatttattcaaaaagtggAAGGGTACGAAGATAGCTTCAAAAGCCCTGAGCTAGCTCTACACAATGCTATCAACTTTATCGAAAATGGCTCCAATTATAGTGAGGTTGATTTAGAAAAGGAAGGATATATAGAAAGGATTGCACATCCTAAATTAAAAACAGCTGGCGAAGGTAAAGGAGAGGCTGATGAACAACGCCAATCTTAGATGATGCTTCCTTGTATATAGCTATTTAGTGAACGACGATGTACATGATGATTTCAAGTGTAGTATTTTACATGAGTGGAATTCATATTGCGCTGAAAAAACTGCTTCCAAGACGCGTTTAAAGCAAACCTTTACGGCAACATTTCATCAGTATGAGCAACGACCAAAAGATTGACAATCATTCTGCAGAAGTAGTGACGGAATCCCTTCTGAATACTGTTCCAGAGTATGAGGCTCAAGGGACGACAAATGGGGAACAGGAAACTGAACAGGAGTCTCTGCAAATGTCACTTCCCATGTCGaagatcaagaaaattttcaagatGGATCCCGAATATTCAGGAGCTAGTCAAGGTGCTGTTTACACCACTGGATTGGCAACTGAGCTATTTGttcaatattttgttgaac is part of the Candida orthopsilosis Co 90-125, chromosome 2 draft sequence genome and harbors:
- a CDS encoding Mrpl27 60S ribosomal protein L27, mitochondrial precursor codes for the protein MKATQVLNFQATANAALRRPWKTFRDGTLYYGQLKSGSKRHPLTTKQGNKHYYKGTRSTGIGHLDSRGRYHIDWSKVRTYVVPSGLNTTNLKALVSPNSPQFIQKVEGYEDSFKSPELALHNAINFIENGSNYSEVDLEKEGYIERIAHPKLKTAGEGKGEADEQRQS